From a region of the Terriglobia bacterium genome:
- a CDS encoding SAM-dependent methyltransferase translates to MTLREVIAEEIRRNGLMPFSRYMELCLYHPEHGFYSRNATQFGTAGDFYTSSDVHAVFGRLLARQFEQMWRALDAPAPLRVIELGPGRGLFARDVLDWSRKKFPEFFAALHYALVELSPALREGLGERLKEHVAAGKASVHDSLDSARDAASGVSTIVFANEFFDALPVEVIDHRGEVRVDVSGDRLFETFAPASPELLEFLDRYSVHPEAHERVEAAPLALEWMRRIADAVPRGFAVLVDYGYTRGEQLAGRHRGTIMTYRQHTASDDPYAAPGEQDITAHVNFTALQAVGEASGLEHLGLLTQSQFLMGIGEANQFADAFEDCRLPQEQAKVALQLKHLVTPAGMGETFHVLVMSRGVEEEKTARLGGLSFAR, encoded by the coding sequence GTGACTCTGCGCGAGGTCATCGCCGAGGAGATCCGGCGAAATGGCCTGATGCCATTCTCCCGCTACATGGAGCTGTGCCTTTACCACCCCGAGCACGGCTTCTACAGCCGCAACGCGACACAGTTCGGCACGGCGGGGGATTTCTACACCTCGAGCGACGTGCACGCGGTGTTCGGGCGGCTGCTGGCGCGGCAGTTCGAGCAGATGTGGCGGGCGCTGGACGCTCCCGCTCCCCTGCGCGTCATAGAACTGGGACCCGGGCGCGGATTGTTCGCGCGCGACGTACTGGACTGGTCGAGAAAGAAGTTCCCCGAATTCTTTGCGGCATTGCACTACGCGCTGGTGGAGTTGTCGCCGGCGCTGCGCGAGGGGTTGGGAGAACGGCTGAAGGAACACGTGGCGGCGGGGAAGGCATCGGTGCACGATTCCCTGGATTCGGCGAGAGACGCCGCGAGTGGCGTTTCTACCATTGTGTTCGCAAATGAATTCTTCGATGCGCTGCCGGTGGAAGTCATCGACCATCGCGGCGAGGTGCGTGTGGATGTGAGCGGCGACCGGCTCTTCGAGACGTTCGCACCGGCGAGCCCAGAGTTGCTGGAGTTCCTGGACCGTTACTCGGTGCATCCCGAGGCGCACGAGCGGGTGGAGGCGGCGCCGTTGGCGCTGGAATGGATGCGGCGCATCGCCGATGCCGTGCCGCGCGGATTCGCGGTCCTGGTCGACTACGGCTACACGCGCGGAGAGCAGCTTGCGGGACGGCATCGCGGGACGATCATGACCTACCGCCAGCACACCGCCAGCGACGATCCCTACGCCGCACCCGGGGAGCAGGACATCACCGCGCACGTGAATTTCACCGCCTTGCAGGCGGTGGGTGAAGCCTCGGGGCTGGAACATCTCGGACTCTTGACGCAATCGCAATTCCTAATGGGGATCGGCGAGGCCAACCAGTTTGCGGATGCGTTCGAGGATTGCCGCCTGCCGCAGGAGCAAGCCAAGGTCGCGTTGCAGTTGAAGCACCTGGTCACCCCGGCGGGCATGGGCGAGACCTTCCACGTGCTGGTGATGTCGCGCGGGGTGGAAGAAGAGAAGACCGCCCGGCTGGGCGGCCTGAGCTTCGCGCGATAG
- a CDS encoding tetratricopeptide repeat protein, which translates to MSFARRPLGSDSRFLLALLLALSSVASFAAEKPRIEVNDYVINAELVPNTHRLVARARVKFTALEDISIAVFELHNALRPTRVLDAEGHTLSAERVTQDSTVRVALPNGLNKGQSTELTFDYDGRLQSADESPVEGLKLASVNDDISYLLYAGRWFPMSGYGINRFTANISVIVPSGYTVIGSGRMTVGPAKSEVVGSGPDSASDRRGRPAPPKPATAARSEAGKTMYSFVWDRPSFPGTIIAGRFSPGMQTRGGLTIRTFFKPNHKGQETAYADTSAQEYEFFSSIYGPAPSRTINLVELPDDTVPSAWAPEIVALAARAIQEKTNYRLLANTLAHQWWGVSVAPATRNDFWLCDGFARYSEARYVEQAAGQGGYEEVTKDMSVGALAYDTVPLSSIGKLDPFSPEFQSETTDKGAMILHMLRWVIGDEAFDKAMKGFAQQYAGKTATADDFRKMAEFVYGENLTSFFSQWLDSTGAPEFKNKYTVYRTPKGFRVVGEITQDLDLFRMPVELRIDTDGKPEAKRIEVVGTDSPYVVETFGKPRRISIDPGNDVLKNSSELRVRANILRGQSLVQQGDLAGALREFQKALESNRNSSLAHYRIAEVFFLQRNYQAAANSYREALNGNGEPRWVEVWSHIQLGKIFDSTGQRERATNEYRQALATNDNTQGAQEEARKYLQAPYSREKDKG; encoded by the coding sequence ATGTCATTTGCACGACGGCCCCTGGGAAGCGATTCGCGATTCCTGTTGGCCCTGTTGCTGGCGCTGTCCAGCGTCGCGTCGTTCGCCGCCGAGAAGCCGCGCATCGAGGTCAACGACTACGTCATCAACGCGGAGCTGGTGCCCAATACGCACCGCCTGGTGGCGCGCGCCAGGGTGAAGTTCACCGCGCTCGAGGACATCAGCATCGCCGTCTTCGAGCTGCACAACGCCCTGCGTCCGACCCGGGTGCTCGACGCCGAAGGCCACACGCTCTCCGCGGAGCGCGTCACACAGGACTCGACCGTCCGCGTCGCCCTGCCCAACGGCTTGAACAAGGGACAATCCACCGAGCTCACGTTCGACTACGACGGTAGACTCCAGTCGGCCGACGAGAGTCCCGTCGAGGGCCTGAAGCTTGCCAGCGTCAATGACGACATCAGCTACCTGCTGTACGCCGGGCGCTGGTTCCCCATGTCGGGATACGGCATCAACCGCTTTACCGCGAATATCAGCGTCATCGTTCCCAGCGGATACACCGTGATCGGCAGCGGGCGCATGACCGTCGGTCCGGCGAAGTCCGAGGTGGTCGGTTCGGGGCCGGATTCTGCCTCCGATCGCCGCGGTCGGCCCGCGCCGCCCAAGCCCGCGACCGCCGCCCGCAGCGAAGCCGGCAAGACCATGTACTCCTTTGTCTGGGACCGGCCGAGCTTCCCCGGAACCATCATCGCCGGGCGCTTCTCGCCGGGCATGCAGACCCGGGGCGGCTTGACCATCCGGACCTTCTTCAAACCCAACCACAAGGGCCAGGAAACCGCTTACGCGGATACCTCCGCGCAGGAATACGAGTTCTTCAGCTCGATTTATGGCCCCGCCCCATCCCGGACGATCAACCTGGTCGAGCTGCCGGACGACACCGTCCCGTCCGCCTGGGCGCCGGAGATCGTGGCCTTGGCCGCGCGCGCTATCCAGGAAAAGACCAACTACCGCCTTTTGGCCAACACTCTCGCCCACCAGTGGTGGGGCGTCTCGGTGGCGCCGGCGACACGCAACGACTTCTGGCTCTGTGACGGTTTCGCCCGCTACTCCGAGGCCCGTTATGTCGAGCAGGCGGCCGGCCAGGGTGGCTACGAAGAGGTCACCAAGGACATGTCGGTGGGCGCGCTCGCCTACGATACCGTCCCCCTCTCCAGCATCGGCAAGCTCGACCCGTTCTCCCCCGAGTTCCAGTCCGAGACCACCGACAAGGGCGCCATGATCCTGCACATGCTGCGCTGGGTCATCGGCGACGAAGCCTTCGACAAGGCCATGAAAGGCTTCGCCCAGCAGTATGCCGGCAAAACGGCTACTGCCGACGACTTCCGCAAAATGGCCGAGTTCGTCTACGGCGAAAACCTGACGTCGTTCTTCAGCCAGTGGCTCGACTCCACCGGCGCGCCCGAGTTCAAGAATAAGTACACCGTCTATCGCACGCCCAAGGGCTTCCGCGTCGTCGGCGAGATCACCCAGGACCTCGACCTGTTCCGCATGCCGGTCGAATTGCGCATCGACACCGACGGCAAGCCCGAGGCCAAGCGGATCGAGGTGGTGGGCACCGATTCTCCCTACGTGGTTGAGACCTTCGGCAAGCCGCGCCGCATCTCCATCGACCCCGGCAACGACGTGCTGAAGAATTCGTCAGAGCTCCGGGTGCGCGCCAACATCCTGCGCGGCCAGTCGTTGGTGCAGCAGGGAGACCTGGCCGGCGCGTTGCGCGAATTCCAGAAGGCCCTGGAGTCGAACCGCAACAGCTCGCTGGCGCACTATCGCATCGCCGAGGTCTTTTTCCTCCAGCGCAACTACCAGGCCGCCGCCAACTCCTATCGCGAGGCGCTCAACGGCAACGGCGAGCCGCGCTGGGTCGAGGTCTGGAGCCACATCCAGCTGGGCAAGATCTTCGACTCTACCGGGCAGCGCGAGCGCGCCACCAACGAGTACCGCCAGGCACTCGCCACCAACGACAACACCCAGGGCGCGCAGGAAGAGGCCCGCAAGTACCTCCAGGCCCCCTACAGCCGCGAGAAAGATAAGGGATGA
- the lpxB gene encoding lipid-A-disaccharide synthase, producing the protein MYGAALIDALRRRLPQLEFFGVGGEAMRRAGCDTVVDARQLSVVGITEILPRVPKIYSLFRRLVREAERRKPGGAILIDSPAFNFRAAREMHARGVPVIYYVCPQLWAWREGRVERMRKWVKKALVIFPFEEKWYRDRGVDAEYVGHPLADVTPLALTRAQFAAEHKLDPDKHWIALLPGSRRKEVRMNLPTMVEAAEHIEPEFEFILPVASTLEPAWVTRLLAGTHQKITLVSHARGALTFSRAAVVASGTATVEAALSAVPFVVVYRVTPLTWRLGRPLLRVPHVAMANLIAGREVVPELIQSDFTSGNVVARLEEILPDGPSREKMLAGLAEVRSCLKPERTQPASERAADAVLRALGR; encoded by the coding sequence ATGTACGGCGCAGCCCTCATCGACGCGCTCCGCCGCCGCCTCCCCCAGCTCGAGTTCTTCGGCGTCGGTGGCGAGGCCATGCGCCGCGCTGGCTGCGACACCGTCGTGGACGCCCGCCAACTCTCCGTCGTCGGCATCACCGAGATCCTTCCCAGGGTCCCGAAGATCTACTCGCTCTTCCGCCGGCTGGTGCGCGAGGCTGAGCGCCGCAAGCCCGGCGGCGCCATCCTCATCGATTCCCCCGCCTTCAATTTCCGGGCAGCTCGCGAAATGCACGCCCGCGGCGTCCCGGTCATCTATTACGTTTGCCCGCAGCTCTGGGCCTGGCGCGAGGGCCGCGTGGAACGCATGCGCAAGTGGGTGAAAAAAGCCCTGGTCATCTTTCCCTTCGAAGAGAAGTGGTACCGCGACCGTGGCGTGGACGCCGAATACGTCGGCCACCCGCTCGCCGACGTGACTCCGCTCGCCCTGACCCGCGCCCAGTTCGCCGCCGAGCACAAGCTCGATCCCGACAAGCACTGGATCGCCCTGCTCCCCGGTAGCCGCCGCAAGGAGGTCCGCATGAACCTGCCCACCATGGTGGAAGCGGCAGAGCATATCGAGCCCGAGTTCGAATTCATCCTCCCGGTCGCCTCCACGCTCGAGCCTGCCTGGGTGACGCGCCTGCTCGCGGGCACTCATCAGAAGATCACGCTCGTCTCCCATGCCCGCGGCGCGCTCACCTTCTCCCGCGCTGCCGTGGTGGCCAGTGGGACGGCCACGGTCGAGGCGGCGCTGAGCGCCGTACCCTTCGTCGTGGTGTACCGCGTGACGCCCCTGACCTGGCGCCTGGGACGGCCACTGCTGCGCGTGCCTCACGTGGCCATGGCCAATCTCATCGCCGGGCGCGAGGTCGTCCCCGAGCTGATCCAGTCCGATTTCACATCGGGAAACGTGGTGGCGCGGCTGGAGGAGATTCTGCCCGACGGCCCTTCGCGTGAGAAAATGCTAGCGGGGTTGGCCGAAGTCCGTTCTTGTCTCAAGCCGGAGCGGACGCAGCCCGCCAGCGAACGCGCCGCCGATGCCGTTCTTCGTGCGCTTGGGCGATGA
- a CDS encoding ABC transporter ATP-binding protein/permease has translation MAADIHEEEVLGKAYDSRLMKRLLAYLRPYRWQVFTALAAIVIKSGADVVAPYLTKTAIDKYLARSAAGGARSVLDPWLSSEPLTGLAQIAVIYVLLLMLTFIFEFVQTYLMQWTGQKVMFDLRSQIFRHLQRMQVAFYDRNPVGRLVTRVTTDVDALNDMFTAGVVAIFEDVFVLVGIVAIMLKMKWWLALITFAVLPFIFIATMVFRAKVRDSYRRIRVAIARINAYLQEHVSGIVVLQLFNRERKSFDEFEKVNRKHMDAFKDAIMAHAVYYPVVEILSATAIACVFWFGGSVILRDLWLGRAGRDALTIGVLVAFMQYAQRFFRPIQDLSEKYNILQSAMASSERVFKLLDTPIEITSPAAPKLATGPGRIEFDHIWFAYRRISFPTDGEPLKTENGKPIQGTPGEWGWVLRDVSFVIEPGETVAIVGHTGAGKTTMISLLLRFYDVQQGAIRIDGVDLREMDVSELRRRFGVVLQDPFLFSGTVRDNIRLGTDWIQQEQVEQAAEDVNVADFIRTLPQGFHEPVRERGSTLSTGQKQLISFARALAHDPRILVLDEATSSVDTETEFRVRDALSHMVEGRTSVIIAHRLSTIQRADKILVMHKGKLREMGSHQQLLAQRGIYWKLYQLQYKDQEVQVSADD, from the coding sequence ATGGCCGCCGATATCCACGAAGAAGAGGTCCTGGGAAAGGCCTACGACAGCCGCCTCATGAAGCGGCTGCTAGCCTATCTGCGCCCCTATAGATGGCAGGTGTTCACGGCGCTGGCGGCCATCGTGATCAAGTCTGGCGCCGACGTGGTCGCCCCTTACCTGACCAAGACCGCCATCGACAAGTATCTCGCCCGCTCGGCCGCCGGCGGTGCCAGGTCGGTACTCGACCCCTGGCTCAGCTCCGAACCACTCACCGGCCTGGCACAGATCGCCGTCATCTACGTGCTGCTCCTGATGCTCACGTTCATCTTCGAGTTCGTGCAGACCTACCTCATGCAGTGGACGGGGCAGAAGGTGATGTTCGACCTGCGCAGCCAGATCTTCCGCCACCTGCAGCGCATGCAGGTCGCCTTCTACGACCGCAACCCCGTCGGACGGCTGGTGACGCGCGTGACCACCGACGTGGACGCCCTCAACGATATGTTCACCGCCGGCGTGGTCGCCATCTTCGAGGACGTCTTCGTGCTCGTTGGGATCGTGGCCATCATGCTGAAGATGAAGTGGTGGCTGGCGCTGATCACCTTTGCCGTGTTGCCCTTCATCTTCATCGCGACGATGGTGTTCCGCGCCAAGGTGCGCGACTCCTATCGCCGCATCCGCGTGGCTATCGCGCGCATCAACGCCTATCTCCAGGAGCACGTCAGCGGCATCGTCGTGCTCCAGCTCTTCAACCGCGAGCGCAAGTCATTCGACGAGTTCGAGAAGGTGAACCGCAAGCACATGGACGCATTCAAAGACGCGATCATGGCCCACGCGGTCTACTACCCGGTCGTCGAAATTCTGTCGGCGACGGCCATCGCCTGCGTCTTCTGGTTCGGCGGCAGCGTCATCCTTCGCGACCTGTGGCTCGGCCGCGCCGGCCGCGATGCCCTGACCATCGGCGTCCTGGTCGCATTCATGCAGTACGCCCAGCGCTTCTTCCGGCCCATCCAGGACCTGAGCGAAAAGTACAACATTCTGCAGTCGGCCATGGCCTCCAGCGAGCGCGTCTTCAAGCTGCTCGACACGCCCATCGAGATCACTTCGCCGGCTGCTCCCAAGCTGGCGACGGGCCCCGGTCGCATCGAGTTCGACCACATCTGGTTCGCCTACCGGCGAATCTCCTTCCCCACCGATGGCGAGCCGCTCAAGACGGAAAACGGCAAACCCATTCAGGGCACGCCCGGCGAGTGGGGCTGGGTGCTGCGCGACGTCTCGTTCGTGATCGAGCCGGGTGAGACCGTGGCCATCGTCGGCCACACCGGCGCCGGCAAGACCACCATGATCTCCCTGCTGCTGCGCTTCTACGACGTGCAGCAGGGCGCCATCCGCATCGACGGAGTGGACCTCCGCGAGATGGACGTTTCCGAGCTGCGCCGCCGCTTCGGCGTCGTCTTGCAGGACCCGTTCCTGTTCAGCGGCACGGTGCGCGACAATATCCGCCTGGGCACCGACTGGATCCAACAGGAGCAGGTGGAGCAAGCCGCCGAGGACGTCAACGTCGCCGACTTCATCCGCACCCTGCCCCAGGGATTCCACGAGCCCGTGCGTGAGCGCGGCAGCACTCTCTCCACCGGGCAAAAGCAGCTCATCTCCTTCGCCCGGGCGCTGGCTCACGACCCCCGCATCCTCGTGCTCGACGAGGCCACCTCCAGCGTGGACACCGAGACCGAGTTCCGCGTCCGCGACGCCCTCAGCCACATGGTCGAGGGGCGCACCTCGGTGATCATCGCCCACCGCCTTTCCACTATCCAGCGCGCCGACAAGATCCTGGTCATGCACAAGGGCAAACTGCGCGAGATGGGATCGCACCAGCAGTTGCTCGCGCAGCGCGGTATATACTGGAAGCTCTACCAGCTCCAGTACAAAGACCAGGAAGTGCAGGTCAGCGCCGACGATTAG
- a CDS encoding protein kinase → MATAQSEPAEPAGEFVGRRVGRFLIQKMLGSGGMGEVFLAEDTVLHREVAVKRLSPKLRADGDARRQILKEAQRASALSSPHIASVYDVVEDENELLLVMEYVEGEPLRHKIRAAGAMPLRAFLPIAIECAEALSAAHSRGIAHRDIKPENIMLTTAGLVKVLDFGLARQLRLVDESSATASLVSSTSNYAGTPGYMAPEVLREEPADTRADIFSLGVVFYEMLTGEHPFRSSKAVLTLDRVLHEEPKPLGQAVPGCPVELERIVSKMLAKNPAERYATAADLVVDLRALQKGAQAPGQTRRLPLRTRILTAVAAALAVAAAVLLLPVGTGKSPTFTERDWVLISDFENSAGDPIFDQTLGEALNISLQQSSYVNVLPRERVYAALERMKQSDATRVDEALGREISQRENVQVLLAGSIQRSGEAFQIRVRALEARSGRLLFAEEQRFTRKEELFERVDAVAKAVRRQLGESLPQIQKSSRPLEKVTTQSLEALQLYTRGVDDLARARIESAAARLQAALALDPDFAMAHYKLSLVYQTLGNRNKEIEEVEKAYALRERVTERERYFIGAEYFGVHRREAQAAAVLEILVDLYPDDADAQYELAATHSSLGKHDLAVADLRRVLRLNPFFAEGYASLVLRLAYTNANEEALQIYSQAMSHGVASPRLEWGRAMALLNADRLVEARQVLGAIENESGYGNIARVYLARADMYEGKFNEAARRLDSDLRLDVRTGNRSPEVLRRYLLARVYLVLDRQAQAIEQLKRIEAAGEPAEFQSKELRWVGTAYAEMGDLRGARRAARRLENLSKEGTDPYDNNSLLSLTAEIELAESRAAEASDKFQKALAAMPSSWAHAGLARAYARQQNWQAARDEWQKVIDEKGEIMRDGCSADWVLSHLEMARVYRQLGDLRQARSQYQAFLRSWANGDDVAVRRQAMQELQELDHQ, encoded by the coding sequence ATGGCTACTGCCCAAAGCGAGCCCGCGGAGCCGGCGGGCGAGTTCGTCGGCCGCCGTGTCGGACGCTTCCTGATCCAAAAGATGCTTGGGAGCGGCGGCATGGGCGAGGTGTTCCTCGCCGAAGACACAGTCCTACACCGCGAAGTCGCGGTCAAGCGACTCTCGCCGAAGCTGCGCGCCGACGGCGACGCGCGCCGCCAGATCCTGAAGGAAGCGCAGCGCGCCTCCGCGCTCAGTTCCCCGCACATCGCCAGCGTGTACGACGTGGTCGAGGACGAAAACGAACTCCTCTTGGTGATGGAGTACGTCGAGGGCGAACCGCTGCGGCACAAGATCCGCGCTGCGGGCGCGATGCCACTCCGGGCCTTTCTGCCCATCGCCATCGAATGCGCGGAGGCCCTGTCGGCAGCGCACAGCCGGGGCATCGCTCACCGCGACATTAAGCCCGAAAATATCATGCTGACGACCGCGGGGCTGGTGAAGGTGCTGGACTTCGGCCTGGCGCGGCAGTTGCGGCTGGTGGACGAGAGCTCTGCGACCGCCAGCCTGGTCTCGAGCACTTCGAACTACGCGGGAACGCCAGGCTACATGGCGCCGGAGGTCCTGCGGGAGGAGCCGGCCGACACGCGCGCCGACATCTTCTCGTTGGGCGTCGTGTTCTACGAGATGCTGACCGGCGAACACCCCTTCCGGTCCAGCAAGGCGGTCCTGACCCTGGATCGCGTCCTGCACGAAGAGCCCAAGCCGCTGGGCCAGGCCGTTCCCGGCTGTCCGGTGGAACTGGAGCGGATCGTCTCCAAAATGTTGGCCAAGAACCCGGCGGAACGCTACGCCACCGCGGCGGACCTGGTCGTGGACCTGCGTGCGCTGCAGAAGGGAGCGCAGGCCCCAGGCCAGACGCGAAGGCTTCCCCTGAGAACCCGCATCCTGACGGCGGTCGCCGCCGCACTCGCGGTTGCTGCCGCGGTGTTGCTGCTTCCTGTCGGTACCGGGAAGAGCCCGACGTTCACGGAGCGCGACTGGGTGCTGATCTCGGATTTCGAAAACTCCGCCGGTGATCCGATCTTCGACCAGACGCTGGGTGAGGCGCTCAATATCTCCCTGCAGCAGTCGAGCTACGTGAACGTATTGCCGCGCGAACGCGTATATGCCGCCCTCGAACGCATGAAACAGAGCGACGCCACCCGAGTGGACGAAGCGCTGGGGAGGGAGATCAGCCAGCGGGAGAACGTCCAGGTGCTCCTCGCCGGCAGCATCCAGCGCAGTGGCGAGGCCTTCCAGATCCGTGTGCGCGCCCTGGAGGCGCGGAGCGGCAGGCTGCTGTTCGCCGAAGAACAGCGGTTCACGCGAAAGGAAGAACTCTTCGAGCGGGTGGACGCGGTGGCGAAGGCGGTGCGCCGGCAGCTGGGCGAATCTCTTCCTCAGATCCAGAAAAGCAGCCGGCCCTTGGAGAAGGTCACGACTCAGTCCCTGGAAGCGTTGCAGCTTTACACGCGCGGAGTCGACGACCTGGCACGGGCAAGAATCGAATCGGCAGCAGCCCGTCTGCAGGCAGCGCTAGCGCTCGACCCCGACTTCGCCATGGCGCACTACAAGCTCTCTCTTGTCTACCAGACGCTCGGAAACCGGAATAAGGAGATTGAGGAGGTGGAGAAGGCCTACGCCCTCCGGGAGCGCGTGACGGAAAGAGAGCGGTACTTCATCGGAGCCGAATATTTCGGTGTCCACCGGCGTGAGGCGCAAGCCGCCGCGGTTCTGGAGATCCTGGTGGACCTCTACCCCGACGACGCCGACGCCCAATATGAGCTAGCTGCGACTCACAGTTCCCTGGGAAAACATGACCTGGCGGTCGCAGACCTGCGCAGGGTGTTGCGTCTGAACCCCTTCTTTGCCGAAGGGTACGCCAGCCTCGTCCTGCGTCTGGCGTACACCAATGCCAATGAAGAGGCATTGCAGATCTATTCGCAGGCGATGAGTCACGGGGTCGCATCGCCGCGATTAGAGTGGGGCCGGGCCATGGCGCTGCTTAATGCTGATCGTCTGGTGGAGGCGCGCCAGGTGCTCGGCGCGATCGAGAACGAATCCGGTTATGGCAATATCGCGCGGGTGTATCTGGCGCGAGCGGACATGTATGAGGGCAAATTCAATGAGGCGGCCCGAAGGCTCGACTCCGACCTCCGGCTCGATGTCAGGACCGGCAACCGTTCGCCGGAGGTGTTACGGCGTTATCTGCTCGCCCGCGTCTATCTTGTGCTCGACAGGCAGGCGCAGGCGATCGAACAACTGAAAAGGATCGAGGCTGCTGGCGAGCCCGCCGAGTTTCAGTCCAAGGAACTGCGCTGGGTCGGGACAGCCTACGCCGAGATGGGCGATCTTCGCGGGGCTCGACGCGCAGCCCGACGGCTGGAGAATCTGAGCAAGGAAGGGACGGACCCGTACGACAACAATTCGTTGTTGAGTCTTACGGCAGAGATCGAATTGGCCGAGAGCCGCGCCGCTGAAGCCTCCGATAAATTCCAAAAGGCATTGGCCGCCATGCCGTCCTCGTGGGCGCACGCCGGGTTGGCCCGGGCCTATGCCCGCCAGCAAAACTGGCAAGCAGCTCGCGACGAATGGCAAAAGGTCATCGATGAGAAGGGAGAGATCATGCGCGACGGCTGCTCCGCCGACTGGGTCCTCTCGCATCTGGAGATGGCCCGCGTCTATCGCCAGCTCGGTGACCTCCGCCAGGCGCGCTCGCAGTACCAGGCCTTCTTGCGGTCATGGGCGAATGGGGACGATGTCGCGGTGCGCCGGCAAGCCATGCAAGAACTTCAAGAACTCGATCATCAGTGA
- a CDS encoding beta-ketoacyl-[acyl-carrier-protein] synthase family protein produces the protein MTRRVVITGMGVVSPNGIGKEEFCRAVLEGRSGVRRITRFDAGELPVQIAGEIAGFNELDWVDAHERKHVSRVVPLALAASAEALRDAGLDPDAMSLEEKRRIGVILGTGGGAQDFTEEQYRLWLTGKIRQVSLFSIPSGTMGTLASEISMRFGLRGMSHVVTTGCTSSTDAIGYALRNIQAGVLPMVLAGGADAPLALGIVKGFCLMKILTSSWNHLPQRGSRPFSADRDGFVIAEGSWMFVLEEHEHARGRGAKIYAEIAGYGSTCEAFHRVRLQECGEEPARAIGLAMEEAGIAPPDVQYVNLHGTSTQLNDRIETRALKLALNGRAASTPMSALKSQIGHPQGACGAAGIAATLVAMRHGQLPPTINIEVPDPECDLDYVPDPGRKAQVEHAVCNCIAFGSKNSALVLRKFA, from the coding sequence ATGACAAGGCGAGTGGTCATCACCGGCATGGGCGTGGTCAGCCCCAACGGCATCGGCAAGGAAGAGTTTTGCCGCGCGGTGCTCGAAGGCCGCAGCGGCGTGCGCCGCATCACGCGCTTCGACGCCGGCGAGCTGCCCGTACAGATCGCCGGCGAGATCGCCGGGTTCAACGAGCTGGACTGGGTCGACGCGCACGAGCGCAAGCACGTCTCGCGCGTCGTGCCCCTGGCCCTCGCCGCTTCCGCCGAGGCCCTGCGCGACGCCGGGCTCGATCCGGATGCCATGTCGCTCGAAGAGAAGCGCCGCATCGGCGTGATCCTGGGCACCGGCGGGGGCGCACAAGATTTCACCGAGGAACAGTACCGCCTGTGGCTGACGGGCAAGATCAGGCAGGTGAGCCTGTTCAGCATTCCGAGCGGCACGATGGGAACGCTGGCCAGCGAGATCTCGATGCGTTTCGGGCTGCGCGGCATGAGCCATGTGGTGACCACGGGCTGCACCTCCTCCACCGACGCCATCGGCTACGCCCTGCGCAACATCCAGGCGGGCGTGCTGCCCATGGTGCTGGCCGGCGGGGCCGACGCCCCGCTGGCGCTCGGCATCGTCAAAGGATTTTGCCTGATGAAGATCCTGACCTCGTCGTGGAACCACTTGCCGCAGCGCGGCTCGCGCCCCTTCTCCGCCGACCGCGACGGCTTCGTGATTGCCGAAGGCTCCTGGATGTTCGTCCTCGAGGAGCATGAGCATGCGCGCGGCCGCGGCGCGAAGATCTACGCCGAGATCGCGGGCTACGGCTCCACCTGCGAGGCCTTCCACCGTGTGCGCCTGCAGGAGTGCGGCGAGGAGCCCGCGCGCGCCATCGGCCTGGCCATGGAGGAAGCGGGCATCGCGCCCCCGGACGTGCAGTACGTCAACCTGCACGGCACCTCCACCCAGCTCAACGACCGCATCGAGACCCGCGCCCTGAAGCTGGCGCTGAACGGCCGCGCCGCCAGCACACCGATGTCCGCTCTAAAGTCACAGATCGGGCATCCGCAGGGCGCCTGCGGCGCCGCCGGCATCGCTGCCACGCTCGTGGCCATGCGCCACGGCCAGCTCCCGCCCACCATCAACATCGAGGTGCCCGACCCGGAGTGCGATCTCGACTACGTGCCCGACCCCGGTCGCAAGGCCCAGGTCGAGCACGCCGTTTGCAACTGCATCGCCTTCGGATCGAAGAACTCCGCCCTAGTCCTGCGCAAGTTCGCTTGA